In Bdellovibrionales bacterium, one DNA window encodes the following:
- a CDS encoding transposase has translation MHHRFPEAGLNQELRRRIDQNIRLIRFTGSADDGGVAARGYPVNRKRVIRLMAEMGLQAIYPKPAACDARSGLRSTLPAARGDRDGARSGMEYGYHLIHVPGGFVYLAAIRTGTAARSWRGGCSTLWKPVLPSAWRRRWGRASPSSSTRIRGHNLPVWPSPGVWHKPGFRSAGWAGTGA, from the coding sequence ATGCATCACCGGTTCCCGGAAGCGGGGCTGAATCAGGAACTGCGCCGGCGGATTGATCAGAATATACGGCTCATCCGTTTTACGGGGTCGGCGGATGACGGCGGTGTTGCGGCGCGCGGCTATCCGGTCAACCGTAAGCGGGTGATCCGGTTGATGGCCGAGATGGGATTGCAGGCGATTTACCCGAAGCCGGCGGCATGTGACGCCCGATCCGGTCTCAGGTCTACCCTACCTGCTGCGAGGGGTGACCGTGACGGTGCCCGATCGGGTATGGAGTACGGATATCACCTCATCCATGTGCCGGGCGGGTTCGTGTACTTGGCGGCGATCCGGACGGGTACAGCCGCAAGGTCTTGGCGTGGCGGCTGTAGTACACTTTGGAAACCCGTTTTGCCGAGTGCTTGGAGGAGGCGCTGGGGCAGAGCCAGCCCATCATCTTCAACACGGATCAGGGGACACAATTTACCAGTCTGGCCTTCTCCGGGCGTCTGGCACAAGCCGGGATTCAGATCAGCTGGATGGGCGGGGACGGGCGCATGA
- a CDS encoding transposase — translation MERLWRSVKYMRRCPKAYDTLDQAYPGLEDYFKFYNDQRPHQALNNRTPAEGVCRQANPVAMRRR, via the coding sequence GTGGAACGGTTATGGCGATCCGTCAAATACATGAGGAGGTGTCCGAAGGCTTATGACACCTTGGATCAGGCCTACCCAGGACTGGAGGACTACTTCAAATTTTACAATGACCAGCGTCCTCATCAGGCGCTGAACAACCGAACACCCGCTGAGGGTGTATGCCGACAGGCAAACCCTGTCGCCATGAGGCGCAGA
- a CDS encoding transposase: protein MQRKVFSAEFKAQVAMDALAGRKTVNEIARGPEVHPKPVTTWKREAQRD from the coding sequence ATGCAGAGGAAAGTTTTCAGTGCTGAGTTCAAGGCCCAGGTTGCGATGGACGCGTTGGCGGGTCGCAAGACGGTCAACGAGATTGCCCGGGGTCCCGAGGTCCATCCAAAACCGGTGACCACTTGGAAGCGGGAAGCCCAGAGGGATTGA